Within the Pirellulales bacterium genome, the region AACCGTGCGGCCACTTGGAAAAGCTGACCGTGAAGGGAATCAAACAAGCGTTACTTCATCGCGGCGGCCTGCGAGCGGAAATTCTCACCAGCGGCCCACTACGGCCGGGAGATGCCGTGCGGCCGATCTGATTTTGGGCGTCCAAGCGCGTTTCAGCACGGCCCGTTGGTTCAAATGATCGCGGAGATTGGCCCTAGTAAAGCTTGACGTGTGCCATGCCCACAGCTTTGTGTGGGCATGAAAATCACAGAGAATCCATGGCCACTCAAAGCAGTGGCCATGGCACCCCATCTAACGATTATTGGATGGAGGCAACGCTTGGATCGCAGCGGGCCCCTACGGTCAGGCTGACTTCTCTCCAGCCATGCTGGCAATATGTTATCCGCTGCGGCGGCTGGAATTTTACGGCGTTTTCGTTGATCGTTACGGCGTTGCAGGTTGGGCAATCAAAAAAGGATCTGCCGAAGCTCGGTCAGGCATTGGCATAACAGTTGCGACCATTCCCTCATTTAACGGCGATATCGCCGCGCACGTGTCTCCAGGGGCTGCAGTATTTTGAACAGGAACAGGAGTTTTTACCATGAAATTAACTTTCACCACACTGGCCGCCGCGCTATTTGCTTTGGCCAGCAGTGTAGCGCTGGCCGACGATCAGGCAAAAGCGCCTGCCAACGCAAAACCAATGGCCACGCCCACCGTAGCGCCGGCTACGCCGGCAACGAAGGCGCCCACCAACCAGCCGAAAGATGCTGGCTCGCCTGCGGCAAACGACATTCAAGGCCGCATGAACGCGCCGGGTCCGGCCCAGCCTGCCCAGCCGAATGTTCTGCCGTCGCCGAACAATCCGCTGCAGCAGCAGAATGCGACGAATCAATTTCGAGCCGCGCCGCAAACTACAACTGCGCCGCGGCCCAACCAAGCGGCGCCGCTCCCGACCGCGCAACCCTCGACCGCCGGACAACCGTTGAACAGCGGCGCCATCAATCGTGATAACCGCGCTGCGTTGCCTGAAAATCGCAATGTTCAAAACGACAATCGTGCCACGCAGATCCAAAACGGACGAACCGGCCGAACGGCCATGCGTCCCACCGATTTGCGAGCGCCCGACATCGGCTTATGGTTCGATCGCCACGCGCGCAACGGTTTGGTCATTTCCGATATCGCCACTACCGGCGCCATCACCCGTTTGGGCTTCCGGGAAGGGGATCGCATTGTTTCCATCAATGGCCGCCGCGTAACCACGGAGCCGGAATTTTTAGACTTCTTGCTGGGCAACGTGTTTGTGCCCGGCGAAGGACTGATCATGAACAATCCGTCCGTCGTGGTCACGCCCGTCGACGTGGTGATCATGCGCGATGGCCAGGAGCAAACCATTCTGGTCGATCCGTCAGCGGTGCTGGCCGATTATGGCGTTGCCGCGCCACTGGATCCGCTGGAACAGTTCGGCGTGGTGCTGGACGACCGCATCAACGACCAGGCCGTCGTGTGGAAAGTGCTGCCGCGCACTGCGGCCTATTACGCCGGCCTGCGGGCCGGAGACGTGCTGACTACGTTCCACGATCGGCCGATTCGAAATCGAGAAGATTTTGCCAAGAGCATTGCCTCCGCTGATCCGGGCGAAGCGAGCATTCAAGTTCGCCGCGGGGAGCGCAATCGCGATTTGCAAGTGGATATGCCGCGGTTCGACCAGGCGGCCGAGCAGCACACCGCCATGCGTCCGAACTTGGACACGGGCGCGTCCGATCAATCGACGAAGCCCAGCGATCAGACTCGCTCTGACCGCAGCAATCGTGGAGTGCGCACCAATCGGTAGTCCGTTTTTCAACCATCCTGTCGCCAAGGGACAGCTTGGAAGTTCACCGAGTCGTTCATTATTTAGCCAGCCCAAGCGGTTGCCGGCGCAGCCGCTGGGCTGGTTTTTTTGTAGCGCCGGCAAG harbors:
- a CDS encoding PDZ domain-containing protein, coding for MKLTFTTLAAALFALASSVALADDQAKAPANAKPMATPTVAPATPATKAPTNQPKDAGSPAANDIQGRMNAPGPAQPAQPNVLPSPNNPLQQQNATNQFRAAPQTTTAPRPNQAAPLPTAQPSTAGQPLNSGAINRDNRAALPENRNVQNDNRATQIQNGRTGRTAMRPTDLRAPDIGLWFDRHARNGLVISDIATTGAITRLGFREGDRIVSINGRRVTTEPEFLDFLLGNVFVPGEGLIMNNPSVVVTPVDVVIMRDGQEQTILVDPSAVLADYGVAAPLDPLEQFGVVLDDRINDQAVVWKVLPRTAAYYAGLRAGDVLTTFHDRPIRNREDFAKSIASADPGEASIQVRRGERNRDLQVDMPRFDQAAEQHTAMRPNLDTGASDQSTKPSDQTRSDRSNRGVRTNR